In one window of Mercurialis annua linkage group LG4, ddMerAnnu1.2, whole genome shotgun sequence DNA:
- the LOC126678298 gene encoding uncharacterized protein LOC126678298, whose protein sequence is MTSNIVESLSATNIVSHANRDRARATKTDMSRTTEEMLNENYIQSLHLTVSPANDNIYTITKTITPFSVNLEKGTYCCNKVQIDKIPCAHVVAVIRKCNKNPLLYCTKYYMTETYINTYNHTVYYMTNK, encoded by the exons ATGACATCGAACATTGTAGAGTCATTGAGTGCAACAAACATAGTT AGTCATGCAAATAGAGATCGTGCAAGGGCGACAAAGACAGATATGTCAAGGACAACTGAAGAAATGTTGAATGAAAACTACATTCAGTCTCTGCATCTAAcg GTCAGCCCTGCAAATGACAACATATATACTATCACAAAGACAATAACGCCCTTCTCAGTCAATTTGGAGAAAGGAACATACTGCTGCAACAAAGTTCAAATAGATAAAATACCATGTGCTCATGTGGTTGCTGTGATAAGAAAATGCAACAAAAATCCTTTATTGTATTGCACCAAGTACTACATGACCGAAACATACATCAACACATACAACCACACTGTTTATTACATGACAAATAAATAA